A genomic window from Sphingomonas taxi includes:
- a CDS encoding glycoside hydrolase family 3 N-terminal domain-containing protein: MSMLPAWPALAREAQDRIDDLIGRMTIEEKAGQLSCFSDTIRPLGRPTNPGEAARDAAAMLMAIRAGQIGMLFNGHGVAGARKAQRAALQSRLGIPLVFAADVIHGYETIFPIPLGEAAAFDAALSERIARAVASEATAGGLHWTFAPMVDVARDQRWGRVAEGAGEDVHLGCVLAAARVRGFQGNDLSADDALCATPKHFAGYGAVGGGMEYGAVDVSPATLRAVHVPPFAAAFAAGAGAVMASFTDVNGIPATANRPLLTGLLRDELAFRGPCVSDYQADLELIAHGAASDEADAARRAILAGTDVSMQSGLYNAHLPALVAAGRVPMARVDEAVRRVLGLKMRLGLFDRPFRSLDRAAERTRIGTLATRALAREAATRAVVLLRNDGDLLPLSSATKRIALIGPFGDDPAQLDGPWSFAGYRRTGIDLATTLRGRITAPTRLIVEPGSGIEAPIPGGIERAVAAARGADIVLLAIGEGGDMSGEANSRTSITIPVAQQALADAVAATDRPIVVLLRHGRALALQGAVAAAPAILATWFLGCETGPALADILFGDVEPTGRLPVSFPFATGQEPWSYDRLPTGRPPPAEPQPQGGTGRWRDAPDAACYAFGHGLGYTRFALETVTAPPVLADASDVVVTVRNIGARRGTHLVQLYVRQRVASLARPVRQLKRFAHVTLDAGESRAVALPLGPADLAIVDGRGTRRIEPGDVDIWIASSSADPGLHAVTRLV; the protein is encoded by the coding sequence ATGTCGATGTTGCCGGCCTGGCCTGCGCTCGCCCGGGAGGCGCAGGATCGGATCGACGACCTCATCGGGCGCATGACGATCGAGGAGAAGGCGGGGCAGTTGTCCTGCTTCTCCGATACGATCCGGCCACTCGGACGCCCGACGAATCCGGGTGAGGCTGCGCGCGACGCCGCTGCGATGTTGATGGCGATCCGCGCGGGGCAGATCGGCATGCTGTTCAACGGCCATGGCGTCGCGGGCGCCCGCAAGGCGCAACGGGCGGCGTTGCAGAGCCGGCTCGGCATTCCGCTGGTCTTCGCAGCCGACGTCATCCACGGCTATGAGACGATCTTCCCGATCCCGCTGGGGGAGGCGGCGGCGTTTGATGCTGCCTTGTCGGAACGGATCGCACGGGCGGTGGCATCCGAAGCGACCGCGGGCGGCCTCCACTGGACGTTCGCACCGATGGTCGACGTTGCCCGCGATCAGCGCTGGGGCCGGGTCGCCGAAGGCGCCGGCGAAGACGTCCATCTCGGCTGCGTGCTGGCCGCGGCGCGCGTACGAGGGTTCCAGGGCAACGATCTGTCGGCGGACGATGCGCTTTGCGCCACCCCCAAGCATTTCGCGGGTTATGGCGCCGTCGGTGGAGGCATGGAATATGGCGCGGTGGACGTGTCGCCCGCGACGCTGCGAGCCGTCCATGTCCCGCCGTTCGCCGCGGCGTTTGCAGCCGGTGCCGGCGCGGTGATGGCGAGCTTTACCGACGTGAACGGCATACCCGCTACCGCCAACCGCCCGCTGCTGACCGGTTTGCTGCGCGACGAGCTGGCGTTCCGCGGGCCGTGCGTCTCGGACTATCAAGCGGATCTCGAGCTGATCGCGCATGGCGCCGCTAGCGACGAAGCCGACGCGGCGCGGCGGGCCATTCTGGCGGGTACGGACGTCAGCATGCAAAGCGGCCTCTACAATGCGCATCTGCCGGCATTGGTGGCGGCGGGGCGGGTGCCGATGGCGCGGGTCGATGAGGCGGTGCGACGCGTGCTGGGGCTGAAGATGCGGTTGGGGCTGTTCGATCGACCATTTCGCTCGCTCGACCGTGCCGCGGAACGGACGCGGATCGGCACGTTGGCAACGCGCGCGCTGGCACGGGAAGCCGCCACGCGCGCGGTCGTTCTGCTCCGCAACGACGGCGACCTGCTGCCGCTGTCGTCCGCAACCAAGCGTATCGCATTGATCGGACCGTTCGGTGACGACCCGGCGCAACTCGACGGCCCGTGGAGCTTCGCCGGCTACCGGCGCACGGGCATCGATCTGGCCACCACGCTGCGCGGCAGGATCACCGCCCCGACACGTTTGATCGTCGAGCCGGGCAGCGGGATCGAGGCGCCGATCCCCGGCGGGATCGAGCGCGCCGTCGCGGCTGCGCGGGGCGCCGATATCGTGTTGCTCGCGATCGGCGAAGGCGGTGACATGTCGGGAGAGGCGAACAGCCGCACATCCATCACCATACCGGTCGCCCAACAGGCGCTGGCCGATGCCGTCGCCGCGACGGACAGACCCATCGTCGTGCTGCTGCGCCACGGCCGGGCGCTCGCGCTGCAGGGGGCGGTGGCGGCAGCGCCTGCGATTCTGGCGACCTGGTTTCTCGGCTGCGAGACGGGGCCGGCGCTGGCCGACATCCTGTTCGGCGACGTCGAGCCTACCGGCCGGCTGCCGGTGAGTTTCCCGTTCGCAACCGGTCAGGAGCCCTGGTCCTACGATCGGCTCCCCACGGGGCGGCCGCCACCAGCCGAACCGCAGCCACAGGGTGGTACGGGCAGGTGGCGCGATGCACCGGATGCCGCGTGTTATGCGTTCGGCCATGGCCTCGGTTACACGCGCTTCGCCCTCGAGACCGTCACCGCCCCGCCCGTGCTGGCGGATGCGAGCGACGTGGTCGTCACCGTCCGCAACATCGGCGCACGGCGAGGGACGCATCTCGTGCAGCTGTACGTGCGTCAGCGCGTCGCCAGCCTCGCCCGGCCGGTGCGGCAGTTGAAGCGCTTCGCCCATGTGACTCTCGACGCAGGCGAAAGCCGGGCCGTCGCCTTGCCCCTCGGCCCGGCGGATCTGGCGATAGTGGATGGCAGGGGCACGCGACGGATCGAGCCCGGTGATGTCGACATCTGGATCGCGTCCAGCTCCGCCGATCCGGGCTTGCACGCGGTGACACGGCTGGTGTGA
- a CDS encoding LacI family DNA-binding transcriptional regulator produces the protein MVRRRQAVTIRHVAADAGVSLQTVSRVINKEPNVRPEMTQRVQASIAKLGYVPSIAAQRMAGSRSHLILALNDRERTIADWRSREGADWVDQMLLGGMLTCAKHGYRMIVELVDTHSDHIERELLAAIAALQPDGVILTPPHSENLLITRLLEDHGISFARIGSLRPGGGFALTMDDEGAARLATEHLVALGHARIGFIAGPAEYELSGWRVTGWRSAMAAAGLPIGDLLAEGDFSFASGRRAAAALLDAPLPPTAIIASNDQMSLATLELLRERRLDVPSDVSIVSFDDTPIVRFTHPALTAVVQPIADVTARAVELIIAEQAGRTLPDGPTIVPVGLAVRGSTAPPKAAG, from the coding sequence ATGGTCCGCCGTCGCCAGGCCGTCACGATCCGCCACGTCGCGGCCGACGCTGGCGTCTCGTTGCAGACCGTCAGCCGCGTCATCAACAAGGAGCCGAACGTCCGGCCCGAGATGACGCAGCGCGTGCAGGCGTCGATCGCCAAGCTCGGCTACGTCCCCTCGATCGCCGCGCAGCGCATGGCGGGATCGCGCTCGCATCTGATTTTGGCGCTCAACGACCGCGAACGGACGATCGCCGACTGGCGCAGCCGCGAGGGCGCGGATTGGGTCGATCAGATGCTATTGGGCGGCATGCTGACCTGCGCCAAACACGGCTATCGCATGATCGTCGAACTGGTCGACACCCACAGCGACCATATCGAGCGCGAATTGCTCGCGGCGATCGCCGCGCTGCAACCCGATGGCGTCATCCTGACGCCGCCGCATTCGGAAAACCTGCTGATCACCCGCCTGCTCGAGGACCATGGCATCAGCTTCGCCCGCATCGGCTCGCTCAGGCCGGGCGGCGGCTTCGCCTTGACCATGGATGACGAGGGCGCGGCGCGCCTCGCCACCGAACATCTGGTCGCGCTCGGCCACGCGCGGATCGGCTTCATCGCCGGCCCGGCCGAATACGAACTCAGCGGCTGGCGGGTCACCGGTTGGCGCAGCGCGATGGCCGCCGCCGGTCTGCCGATCGGCGACCTGCTCGCCGAGGGCGATTTCAGCTTCGCCTCGGGCCGCCGCGCGGCCGCTGCCTTGCTGGACGCGCCGCTGCCTCCCACCGCGATCATCGCGAGCAACGATCAGATGTCGCTCGCGACGCTGGAGCTGCTGCGCGAGCGTCGCCTCGACGTGCCCTCCGACGTGTCGATCGTCAGCTTCGACGACACGCCGATCGTCCGCTTCACGCATCCGGCGCTGACCGCGGTCGTCCAGCCGATCGCCGACGTGACGGCGCGCGCGGTGGAACTGATCATCGCCGAACAGGCCGGCCGCACGCTGCCGGACGGCCCGACCATCGTCCCGGTCGGGCTGGCCGTCCGCGGCTCGACGGCACCACCGAAGGCGGCCGGCTGA
- a CDS encoding tryptophan halogenase family protein → MKARRIVIAGGGTAGWMAAAAIARVMGRAAEVTLVESDTIGTVGVGESTIPPLITFNRLLGINEAEFMRATQATFKLGIAFDGWKQAGDSYFHSFGLTGTDHWAAGFQHYWLDGQTRGHGQPYDDYCLELIAAREGKFAHLPDDRMNYAYQLDSALYGRFLRRMAEADGAHRIEGKIAQVELDGASGDIAALRLESGTRIEGDLFLDCTGFRALLIEQALHTGFDDWTHYLPCDAAIAVQTESVAPAVPFTRAMAHDAGWQWRIPLQHRVGNGIVYCSRYLDHDAALDRLLGNVEGRVLTQPNRIRFVTGARRKQWHRNCIALGLSGGFMEPLESTSIHLIQRAILRLIRMMPAGDVSPRDVAEFNDQQHTDMLQIRDFLILHYKVTERRDSPFWRQCATMEIPDSLAQKIELFRETGRVFRKNEELFAENSWVQVMLGQGIVPRSHHPIAAKLGDDDMARLLSTLRRNVATTVRGLPPHAAYVAQYCGVAPDAA, encoded by the coding sequence ATGAAGGCGCGCCGCATCGTCATCGCCGGCGGCGGCACCGCGGGCTGGATGGCCGCCGCCGCGATCGCCCGCGTCATGGGCCGCGCCGCCGAGGTCACTCTGGTCGAATCCGACACGATCGGCACCGTCGGCGTCGGCGAATCGACGATCCCGCCGCTCATCACCTTCAACCGCCTGCTCGGCATCAACGAAGCCGAGTTCATGCGCGCGACGCAGGCGACGTTCAAACTCGGCATCGCCTTCGACGGATGGAAGCAGGCCGGCGACAGCTATTTCCATTCCTTCGGTCTGACCGGCACCGACCATTGGGCCGCGGGCTTCCAGCATTATTGGCTCGACGGCCAGACCCGCGGCCACGGCCAGCCCTATGACGATTACTGCCTCGAACTGATCGCCGCACGCGAGGGCAAGTTCGCGCATCTGCCCGACGACCGCATGAACTACGCCTATCAGCTCGATTCGGCGCTGTACGGCCGCTTCCTGCGCCGGATGGCCGAAGCCGACGGCGCCCACCGCATCGAGGGCAAGATCGCGCAGGTCGAGCTCGACGGGGCCAGCGGCGACATCGCGGCGTTGCGGCTCGAGTCGGGCACGCGGATCGAGGGCGACCTGTTCCTCGACTGCACCGGCTTTCGCGCGCTGCTGATCGAACAGGCTTTGCACACCGGCTTCGACGACTGGACGCATTACCTGCCCTGCGACGCCGCGATCGCGGTGCAGACCGAAAGCGTCGCCCCGGCGGTGCCGTTCACCCGCGCGATGGCGCATGACGCCGGCTGGCAATGGCGCATCCCGCTCCAGCATCGCGTCGGCAACGGCATCGTCTATTGCAGCCGCTATCTCGATCACGACGCCGCGCTCGACCGCCTGCTCGGCAATGTCGAGGGGCGCGTGCTGACCCAGCCCAACCGCATCCGCTTCGTCACCGGCGCGCGACGCAAGCAATGGCATCGCAATTGTATCGCGCTGGGCCTGTCAGGCGGGTTCATGGAGCCGCTGGAATCGACCAGCATCCACCTGATCCAGCGGGCGATCCTGCGGCTGATCCGGATGATGCCGGCAGGCGACGTCAGCCCCCGCGACGTCGCCGAATTCAACGACCAGCAGCATACCGACATGCTGCAGATCCGCGACTTCCTGATCCTCCACTATAAGGTGACCGAGCGTCGGGACAGCCCGTTCTGGCGGCAGTGCGCGACGATGGAGATTCCGGACAGTCTCGCGCAGAAGATCGAGCTGTTCCGCGAGACCGGCCGCGTCTTCCGCAAGAACGAGGAATTGTTCGCCGAGAACAGCTGGGTGCAGGTGATGCTGGGCCAGGGCATCGTGCCGCGCAGCCACCACCCGATCGCCGCCAAGCTCGGCGACGACGATATGGCGCGCTTGCTATCGACATTGCGCCGGAACGTCGCGACCACGGTCCGCGGTCTGCCGCCCCATGCCGCCTACGTCGCGCAATATTGCGGCGTGGCGCCCGACGCCGCCTGA